The uncultured Bacteroides sp. DNA segment TCGTTGGTAATGATAAATCAAGTAATCAACGTTTTTTATATATGCCTGATGCATATCAACTTGGGGGAAGCTATTTCTTTGGAACGAATATTAATAGTGCGAAGCCAGGTGCTTATGAATCAACGAAATCTTATGCTGATGTGACATGGGAAAAAGCGACGAAACAAAACTATGGCTTTGATATAACAGTTTTGAAAGAACGCTTGAATATCTCTGTGGATTACTTTTATGAAAAGCGTAAAGATATATTAATGAGCCCGGATTACTTACCTGGTATTTTGGGTATGAGTCTTCCTGTAGTAAATGTGGGTAAAACCGAAAACAAAGGTTATGAAATTCAAGCGAAGTGGAATGATGAGATAGGCAAAGACTTTCGCTATTGGATCAATGCAAACCTTTCTTTTGCGCGTAACAAAATTGTGTACCAAAACGAAGTTGCGCAGAATGAGCCGTGGATGTATAAGACTGGTCGCGTAATTGGTTCCCGCTCTATGTATAAATTTTGGGGATTCTACGATGAAACGGCAGATGCTCGATATGAAGCTGAATTCGGAAAGAAGATAGCAAATCATGGTATTGTGTTGGCTCCCGGTGACGCTGTCTACACCGACCTGAACGGTGATGGGAAGATTACCGGTGATGATGCTACTCGTGACATCGGTTTCACGGATGCACCCGAATATACTGCTGGTTTGAATGCTGGATTCAATTGGAAGAATTTTGATTTCTCCATGCAGTGGACGGGAGGTTGGAATGTGGATCGTATGTTGAGCGAGTTTCGTCAACCTTTGGGTGATACCTTCAATAAAGGTCTGTTGCTTTATCAATATGAAACGACTTGGCGTTCTTCCGAAGATACGTACACAGCGAAATATCCTCGCATCTCAGGCTTACACGCATCTAATAACTATGCCGGTTCTGATTTGTATCTGATCGATGCCAGTTACCTGCGTTTGAAGAGCATAGAAATAGGTTATAACTTTGATTTCCCATTCATGAAGAATATGAAAATGAATCAATGTCGTCTGTATGTAAACGGTTATAATTTGTTGACTATCACAGGATTCAAATGGGGTGATCCTGAATCTCGTCAGAGTGATCGACCGAATTATCCGCTGACTCGTGTATTTAATGTTGGTTTAAAAGTTGGATTCTAATACTTTGATAAAATATGAAACATTTTAGTAAATGGTTTATTGGAGCATTCGTTGGAGTTACTATGGCTACTTCGTGTGTTGATGAAATAAAATTTGGTGATAGCTTCCTAGAGAAAGCTCCGGGTGTTGCTGTTACCCAAGATACAATTTTTGGAAAAGCGGATTATGCCAGACGATTCTTATGGAATACATATAGTAAGCTTTATTATGGTTTGGCTACTAATTGGAATACGGTTGATGGTAAAATGAATACTGGTATGTTCGAGGTGCTTTCCGATTGTTGGCATAGTCACAACTCTTGGGATGGTCTTAACCGTAAATACTATTCCGGTTCTTATAAAGCTAGCGATGAAGATGATGCAGACGATAGCCGTTTTGGTTATACAAAAGAAAATAGCTGGGTAGCTATTCGTTCTGCTTGGTTATTTATTGAGAATGTAGGGCGTGTACCCGATATGGAGGGTGCTGAGAAAGCGCGTTTGGCTGCTGAAGCAAAAGTAATTATTGCATCGCGTTATTTCGACTTATTCCGTCACTTGGGTGGTTTGCCTATTCTAGAGAAATCGTATGATGTAGCTACTGCATACGAACTTCCACGTGCTACGGTAGAAGAAACCGTGAATTTCATGGTTCGTTTATTGGATGAAGCAACAGCTGTTCTTCCTTGGGATTTGGAAACCGATGGTGAATCGAACTGGCAAGGTCGCTTTACCAAAGCTGCTGCTATGGGATTGAAGTGTAAGGTTTTGCTTTTTGCTGCTAGCCCTTTGTTTAATGATAGCCAACCTTATTGCAATGAAGAACCACAGGATGCTGTTACTAATCATCAAGTATGGTATGGCGCATACAAACCTGAATTATGGACACAATGTTTGAAAGCTTGTGAGGATTTCTTTTCAGAGTTGAGCGCGAAAGGTCATTATGATCTAATTCAGCCTACTGGGACTTCGGTAGATGCCTATCGTACTGCTTTTAATACAGCTTATTTTATTCGTCAGGATAATACAGAGCTCTTAATATCGACTCGTATTATTGGTAAATACAATTGGGATTGGTGGTATTATTGGGGCGACTGGGTTGGTAATGGCGGGTATACTCCTACAGAGGAATACATGGAAATGTTCCCGATGGCAGATGGTAGTCCGTTTAGCTGGGGTGATGCTACGGTAGCTTCGAATCCTTTTTTTACCGATAACAATTATAGTAAACCAATTCGTGACCCTCGTTTATACGAAACGATTCTTGTAAATGGAGCCAAGTATAGTGGGCGCGCTGTAGAATTGTGGTTGGGCGGTCGTGAAAATGTTAGCAGTACCGAAAAAGAAACAGGTATATATGCTACAGGTTTTGGTCTCTATAAATTTTATAAAGAAGGTAAAAGCAGCTTGGCAGGCAATTATCTGGAGTGGCCTTATCTGCGTCTAGCCGAGATATATCTGATTTATGCAGAAGCGCTATTAAAAAATAACAGGCTATCCGATGCCATTGATCAAATAGATAAAGTTCGTGCCCGTGTAGGTTTGAAAGGTTTGGCAGAGGCTAATCCTACTAAAAATTTGAAAACAGATGCAAATGCCTTGATGGAAGAAATTCTTCGCGAGCGTGCTTGCGAATTGGGCTTAGAAGATGTTCGTCTGTTTGATATGGTTCGAAATAAACGTGCTGATTTGTTTCAAGCACCTTTGCATGGGTTGAAGATTCAACGTGCGGACGGTGGAAGTGGTTCTTGGTCAGATAAAAATGCAAGTGTACGGGGTGATTTTCCGACGAAGTTTACTTATACCAAATTTGAATTAACTAATAAATCCCGTTCTTGGTGGACGAACTTTAGTCCAAGATGGTATTTATCAGCCTTCCCCCCTTCGGAAGTAAATAAGAATTATGGATTAACTCAAAATCCTGGTTGGAAGTAATGGCATGATCATGGACTATTTAAAAACTGAATAATATGAAAAATAAGATAATAGCTTTAGCGATGCTTGCTTGTGCCAGTTTAAACGGTTGGGCTCAGGATGATAATAATGTTACCGGTAGGGTTGTAGATAATTTGGGTAACCCGGTGTCTGGAGCACTCGTCTCTATAGTGAGCGATCCGTTGGTGAAAGTACCTACTGATAAGAACGGAGAGTTTGAAATTATGGCTACTAAAAAGAATAGCCTGAAAATACAAACGGCAGATGATGCTGTGAAAATAGTACTTGTGGCAGATACTGGCAAGGCAATGACTATTGTGATGGATTTTGCTACCGGAAAAGTAAATTACGGTTTCGGATTGCAGCAGACTCTTGCGGAATCAACAGGAGCTGTCTCTACGGCTCATGCCGGAGAGATCAATAATCGTTCTGCTTTGAGCATTGGTAATTCATTATATGGCAATGCGCTTGGTCTTACTACAATGCAGAGATCAGGAGCCACTTGGGATCAGATGTCTTCTATGTATATCCGTGGTATGAAAACTCTAAACGGAAACAATGGTATCCTCGTAGTGGTGGACGGGCTGGAACGAGATAACGCTTGGAATGTTTTGAATTATATTACTCCTGAAGAAGTGGAGTCGGTAAGTGTGCTTCGTGATGCTGCTGCTTTGGCACTCTATGGATACAAGGGAGTGAATGGTGTATTGAACATTGTGACTAAACGAGGAAAGTATAAATCAAAAGAAATCAATTTCAGCTATGACCATGCCATCAATTGGCAGGCTCGTAAACCTGAAATGGCTGATGGATACACGTATGCAAGTGCTCTCAACGAAGCGCTGACAAATGATGGAAAGACAGCACGTTATTCACAGAATGAGTTAAACGCTTTCAAAAGTGGTAAGTATCCATCTCTTTATCCAAATGTGAATTGGTGGGAAGAGACGTTTCGCGATAGGGGGGCATCTGATATAGCTACCTTAAGTTTTCGTGGCGGTAGCACGAGAATGCGTTATTATACGATGCTTAATTTGCAAAATAATGCCGGATTTATTGCTAATGCTAACACCAACGTTGGATATTCTACTCAGGAGAAATTTTCAAAAGGTAACTTTCGTACTAATCTTGATGTGGAACTGACTCCGAAGACTCAGATGCAAGCTAACATTATGGGGGTACTAAATGAATCCAGTCGTCCGGGACTTAAATCAGATAATCTGATAGCAAGGCTTTACACTCTTCCATCTGCTGCATTTCCAATTAAGACTGAAGATGGTCTTTGGGGAGGCAATGCTACGTGGAATGGATATAACAATCCGGTAGCTTTAACTCAGGGACGTGCTTATACTAAATCGCATACTCGCGCTTTGTATGCTGATATGTCTTTGCGGCAAGATTTCTCTGCTATTACAAAAGGCTTGGGTGGAGGCATTCGTCTGGGGTACGATAATATTGCTTCATATTGGGAAAATCACTCAAAAGAGTATAAATATGGTAGTAAAACGGTGAAGGCTTGGGACAATGGAGAACCGTTGGAATTTAATACTTACACAGGTGGTGCTAACGGTGAGATGAGTGGAGATAGTAAACTTGATTGGCAGTATCGTTCGTTTAATTTCCAAGCCAATGCAGATTATCAACGTCAATTTGGCGTACACAGCTTGTACACGATGCTCATGTACACCTATAAATATGATAATGCGAAAGAAACGAATAAGACCTATTATTCTCAGAATGCAGCGTGGTACACGCACTATGGTTACAATAATCGCTATTTTGCTGATCTAACCTTGATGAACTCGGCTTCTAATGTTTTGGAAACAGGTAACAAATGGCATCTTTCTCCTACTATTGGGTTAGCATGGTTAATCTCCAATGAAAATTTCATGAAAGATGTCAGCTTTGTTGATTTCCTTAAATTGCGTGCTTCTTTTGGTATCTTGAATACGAATAATATTCCGTACGATAATACGAATAATATTTTGTACAATGGTTATTGGAACGAAACTGTTACTGGAGGCAATGGGTATCCAATTAGAGATAATTTTAATAATGATGGTAGTTGGCGAGAGGGTACCTTGGCTTCATTGAATGGTACTACGGAAAAAGCTTATAAATACAATGCTGGTTTTGATGCTATGTTGTTTAAAGGACTTACATTGACGTTGGATGGCTTCTATGAAAGACGTTCAGATATATGGGTAAGCACTGTCGGAAAGAATTCATCTGTATTGGGTGCTTCAAGTTCTTATGCAAATGCAGGTATCGTGGATAGTTGGGGTACTGAAATAGGAGCGGATTATACGAAGAAAATAGGTGATATTCAGTTTAATTTGGGCGGCAAATTTACTCTCTCTAAAAATAAGATTATTGAGCAGCTTGAATCTCCTCAAGCTTACGATTATCTTCGCTCTACAGGAAAATCACTCGGACAAATTTTCGCTTTGCAAGCTGTTGGCTATTTCGTAGATCAGGCTGATATAAACAATAGCCCGACACAACAGTTTGGACAAGTAAAACCGGGAGATATTAAGTAT contains these protein-coding regions:
- a CDS encoding RagB/SusD family nutrient uptake outer membrane protein, whose translation is MKHFSKWFIGAFVGVTMATSCVDEIKFGDSFLEKAPGVAVTQDTIFGKADYARRFLWNTYSKLYYGLATNWNTVDGKMNTGMFEVLSDCWHSHNSWDGLNRKYYSGSYKASDEDDADDSRFGYTKENSWVAIRSAWLFIENVGRVPDMEGAEKARLAAEAKVIIASRYFDLFRHLGGLPILEKSYDVATAYELPRATVEETVNFMVRLLDEATAVLPWDLETDGESNWQGRFTKAAAMGLKCKVLLFAASPLFNDSQPYCNEEPQDAVTNHQVWYGAYKPELWTQCLKACEDFFSELSAKGHYDLIQPTGTSVDAYRTAFNTAYFIRQDNTELLISTRIIGKYNWDWWYYWGDWVGNGGYTPTEEYMEMFPMADGSPFSWGDATVASNPFFTDNNYSKPIRDPRLYETILVNGAKYSGRAVELWLGGRENVSSTEKETGIYATGFGLYKFYKEGKSSLAGNYLEWPYLRLAEIYLIYAEALLKNNRLSDAIDQIDKVRARVGLKGLAEANPTKNLKTDANALMEEILRERACELGLEDVRLFDMVRNKRADLFQAPLHGLKIQRADGGSGSWSDKNASVRGDFPTKFTYTKFELTNKSRSWWTNFSPRWYLSAFPPSEVNKNYGLTQNPGWK
- a CDS encoding SusC/RagA family TonB-linked outer membrane protein; the protein is MKNKIIALAMLACASLNGWAQDDNNVTGRVVDNLGNPVSGALVSIVSDPLVKVPTDKNGEFEIMATKKNSLKIQTADDAVKIVLVADTGKAMTIVMDFATGKVNYGFGLQQTLAESTGAVSTAHAGEINNRSALSIGNSLYGNALGLTTMQRSGATWDQMSSMYIRGMKTLNGNNGILVVVDGLERDNAWNVLNYITPEEVESVSVLRDAAALALYGYKGVNGVLNIVTKRGKYKSKEINFSYDHAINWQARKPEMADGYTYASALNEALTNDGKTARYSQNELNAFKSGKYPSLYPNVNWWEETFRDRGASDIATLSFRGGSTRMRYYTMLNLQNNAGFIANANTNVGYSTQEKFSKGNFRTNLDVELTPKTQMQANIMGVLNESSRPGLKSDNLIARLYTLPSAAFPIKTEDGLWGGNATWNGYNNPVALTQGRAYTKSHTRALYADMSLRQDFSAITKGLGGGIRLGYDNIASYWENHSKEYKYGSKTVKAWDNGEPLEFNTYTGGANGEMSGDSKLDWQYRSFNFQANADYQRQFGVHSLYTMLMYTYKYDNAKETNKTYYSQNAAWYTHYGYNNRYFADLTLMNSASNVLETGNKWHLSPTIGLAWLISNENFMKDVSFVDFLKLRASFGILNTNNIPYDNTNNILYNGYWNETVTGGNGYPIRDNFNNDGSWREGTLASLNGTTEKAYKYNAGFDAMLFKGLTLTLDGFYERRSDIWVSTVGKNSSVLGASSSYANAGIVDSWGTEIGADYTKKIGDIQFNLGGKFTLSKNKIIEQLESPQAYDYLRSTGKSLGQIFALQAVGYFVDQADINNSPTQQFGQVKPGDIKYKDINKDGVVNNNDFLAMGYNSIVPEIYYSFNLGFEWKGLGFTAMFQGVGNYTAVLGTSSVYRPLVGNATISNYYYANRWTPENPNSRFPRLTTEAVDNNLKNSSVWLADRSFLKMRNCELYYKLPASFLGKVKMKTAKVYVRGVDLLCFDNIDLSDPEAMGMSYPATRSVNVGLAIGF